One Leisingera sp. M658 genomic window carries:
- a CDS encoding GNAT family N-acetyltransferase encodes MLLNRRKVRIETERLTLRPPVHADFHGWAALRLQSQPYLTPWEPSWAADHLSRKSFTNRVYWARRSVAGGTALPLFLIRRSDNMLLGAITLDNIRRGPAQAGTLGYWTGLPFARHGYMREAIGAVVHHAFSKLDLSRIEAACLPENQASRGLLEKSGFKYEGVAQSYLQINGRWRTHVLYASLRHDRRGKTLTGQA; translated from the coding sequence ATGCTGCTGAACCGCCGCAAGGTCCGCATTGAAACCGAGCGCCTGACCCTCAGGCCGCCGGTGCATGCGGATTTTCACGGCTGGGCGGCGCTGCGGCTGCAGAGCCAGCCGTACCTTACGCCGTGGGAGCCGAGCTGGGCGGCGGACCACCTCAGCCGCAAGTCATTCACCAACCGGGTCTATTGGGCCCGCCGCTCGGTGGCTGGGGGCACGGCGCTGCCGCTGTTCCTGATCCGGCGGTCCGACAATATGCTGCTGGGCGCGATCACGCTTGACAATATCCGCCGCGGGCCGGCCCAGGCGGGTACGCTGGGGTACTGGACCGGGTTGCCCTTTGCCCGCCACGGCTACATGCGCGAGGCGATCGGCGCGGTGGTGCATCACGCCTTCAGCAAACTGGATCTCAGCCGGATTGAGGCTGCATGCTTGCCGGAAAACCAGGCTTCCCGCGGACTGCTGGAGAAATCCGGCTTCAAATACGAGGGCGTCGCTCAGTCCTATTTGCAGATCAACGGCCGCTGGCGGACCCATGTTCTGTATGCTTCGCTGCGGCACGACCGGCGCGGCAAAACCCTGACGGGCCAGGCATGA
- a CDS encoding adenine phosphoribosyltransferase, with protein MPKKPAVQDYIRTIVDFPHEGILFRDVTTLFADPRGFRMAIDQMLHPYAGERIDKVVGLEARGFILGGAIAHQLSVGFVPVRKKGKLPGTTISEEYKLEYGEAIVEIHDDAIKPGEKILVVDDLLATGGTAGAGIKLIERLGGEIVSCSFIVDLPELGGRKLLESMGMDVHVLCEFDGL; from the coding sequence ATGCCCAAGAAGCCCGCCGTCCAGGATTACATCCGCACCATCGTTGATTTCCCGCATGAAGGGATCCTGTTCCGCGATGTAACCACGCTGTTTGCCGATCCGCGCGGGTTCCGCATGGCGATCGACCAGATGCTGCATCCCTATGCCGGCGAACGGATCGACAAAGTGGTCGGGCTTGAAGCACGCGGCTTTATCCTGGGCGGCGCCATTGCGCATCAGCTGAGCGTCGGCTTTGTGCCGGTCCGCAAGAAAGGCAAGCTGCCCGGCACCACCATCAGCGAAGAGTACAAGCTGGAATACGGCGAGGCGATTGTCGAGATCCACGACGACGCCATCAAGCCGGGCGAGAAGATTCTGGTGGTTGATGACCTCTTGGCCACCGGCGGCACTGCGGGCGCGGGCATCAAGCTGATTGAGCGCCTGGGCGGTGAGATCGTCTCTTGCTCCTTCATCGTGGATCTGCCGGAACTGGGTGGCCGCAAGCTGTTGGAGAGCATGGGCATGGATGTTCATGTACTGTGCGAATTCGACGGCCTCTGA
- a CDS encoding MBL fold metallo-hydrolase, producing the protein MRGFCCLLWLILCATALQAQERRASHCIALAGATPGLEYLHQAGWQDPVARDSVQIRYIAHASFLLRTEGGLNVVTDFTGFTGAAPLIPDVVTMNHAHETHWTAHPDPAIPHVLEGWAASGAGAEHHLDLGEMLIRNVPTDIRNMFGGVEKRGNSIFVFEAAGLCIGHLGHLHHVPTPEQYAALGRLDVVMAAVDGGITLPLDQMLEVLGRLRSSVIIPMHWFSDASLQRFLARIGPEFDVVNEGNSALTVSLRGLPGRPTIHVLQPKYLAEEE; encoded by the coding sequence ATGCGCGGCTTTTGCTGTCTCCTTTGGCTGATCCTCTGTGCCACTGCCCTCCAGGCCCAGGAGCGGCGGGCCAGCCATTGTATCGCGCTGGCCGGGGCAACCCCTGGCCTGGAGTATCTGCACCAAGCCGGCTGGCAGGATCCTGTTGCCCGGGACAGCGTGCAGATCCGCTATATCGCGCATGCTTCCTTCCTGCTGCGCACCGAAGGCGGGCTGAATGTGGTCACCGATTTCACTGGCTTCACCGGCGCTGCGCCGCTGATCCCGGATGTGGTCACCATGAACCACGCCCATGAAACCCATTGGACGGCGCATCCCGACCCAGCCATTCCCCACGTGCTGGAGGGCTGGGCGGCGTCCGGGGCAGGTGCCGAGCATCACCTTGATCTGGGAGAAATGCTGATCCGCAATGTCCCGACCGACATCCGCAACATGTTCGGCGGAGTCGAGAAGCGGGGCAATTCGATCTTCGTTTTTGAGGCGGCTGGCCTCTGCATCGGCCATCTGGGCCATCTTCACCACGTGCCGACCCCGGAACAATATGCGGCGCTGGGGCGGCTGGATGTGGTGATGGCGGCGGTGGATGGCGGCATAACCCTGCCGCTGGATCAGATGCTGGAGGTACTGGGGCGGTTGCGTTCCTCGGTCATTATCCCGATGCATTGGTTCAGCGACGCATCTCTGCAGCGCTTCCTGGCCCGGATCGGCCCTGAGTTTGATGTCGTGAATGAAGGCAATAGCGCCCTTACGGTCTCCCTGCGCGGCTTGCCCGGCCGTCCGACGATCCATGTGCTGCAGCCGAAGTACCTGGCTGAAGAAGAGTGA
- a CDS encoding FAD-binding oxidoreductase → MMLNPADTAFANHLSNLLPEGVLRPPEPRYLEEPRGRYQGQAGVLALPQTVEQVSRLIREANAARVPVVPYGGGTSLVGGQVMPDGPAPLVLSLERMKAIRSVHPQENVLIAEAGAILADVQAAAEGAGRLFPLSLAAEGSARIGGNLSTNAGGVNVLRYGNARDLCLGLEAVLPSGDIWHGLSRLRKDNTGYDLKNLLIGAEGTLGVITAAALKLSPIPVTQGTALFTVKDPAAAIALLALARDHAGETVSAFELIHWQGLAFLAEALPEVRQPFDEAPEWCVLIELGLPQGVVAEDTLAELFEAAEAAGLVTDGVIAQSGSQRQALWAVRENIPLANKAIGSVSSHDISVPISDIPAFIERGREVVAGLGDFRINCFGHLGDGNLHYNVFPPKGQSRDQFRHMREAVKTAVHDLVHAFGGSFSAEHGVGRMKTGDLERYGDPVKLAAMRAIKQALDPNGIMNPGAVLKTG, encoded by the coding sequence ATGATGCTGAACCCCGCAGATACTGCCTTTGCCAACCATCTCTCGAACCTGCTGCCGGAAGGCGTGCTGCGGCCGCCAGAGCCGCGATACCTTGAGGAACCGCGCGGCCGCTACCAGGGGCAGGCAGGGGTGCTGGCCTTGCCGCAGACGGTGGAGCAGGTCTCACGGCTGATCCGCGAGGCCAATGCCGCCCGGGTGCCGGTTGTGCCCTATGGCGGCGGCACCAGCCTGGTCGGCGGCCAGGTGATGCCGGACGGCCCGGCGCCGCTGGTGCTGTCGCTGGAACGGATGAAAGCAATCCGGTCGGTCCACCCGCAGGAAAATGTCCTGATTGCCGAAGCAGGGGCCATTCTGGCGGATGTCCAGGCAGCGGCGGAAGGGGCGGGGCGGCTGTTTCCCCTGTCGCTGGCGGCAGAGGGATCAGCCAGGATCGGCGGCAACCTTTCGACCAATGCCGGCGGTGTCAACGTGCTGCGCTATGGCAATGCACGCGACCTTTGCCTGGGGTTGGAGGCGGTGCTGCCCTCGGGAGACATCTGGCACGGGCTGTCGCGTTTGCGCAAAGACAACACCGGTTATGACCTGAAAAACCTGCTGATCGGAGCCGAGGGCACGCTGGGGGTGATCACTGCCGCCGCGCTGAAGCTGTCGCCGATCCCTGTCACGCAGGGAACCGCGCTGTTCACAGTGAAGGACCCTGCTGCTGCCATTGCGCTGCTGGCTCTGGCCCGCGATCACGCCGGCGAAACCGTCAGTGCTTTTGAACTGATCCACTGGCAGGGCCTGGCGTTTCTGGCGGAGGCTCTGCCGGAGGTCCGCCAACCGTTTGACGAGGCGCCTGAGTGGTGCGTGCTGATCGAATTGGGCTTGCCGCAGGGCGTGGTTGCTGAGGACACCCTGGCAGAGTTGTTCGAAGCCGCAGAGGCGGCAGGACTGGTTACGGATGGCGTGATTGCCCAGTCCGGGTCTCAGCGGCAGGCGCTGTGGGCAGTACGCGAGAATATTCCGCTGGCCAACAAGGCAATCGGGTCGGTTTCCAGCCACGACATCTCGGTGCCGATCTCGGATATTCCCGCCTTCATCGAACGGGGCAGAGAGGTGGTCGCAGGTCTTGGTGATTTCCGCATCAACTGCTTTGGCCATCTGGGGGACGGCAACCTGCATTACAATGTGTTCCCGCCAAAGGGGCAGTCCCGCGATCAGTTCAGGCACATGCGTGAAGCAGTGAAAACGGCGGTGCATGATCTGGTTCATGCCTTTGGCGGCTCATTCAGTGCTGAGCACGGGGTCGGGCGGATGAAAACGGGCGACCTGGAACGCTATGGCGATCCGGTCAAGCTGGCGGCCATGCGGGCAATCAAACAGGCGCTTGACCCCAACGGCATCATGAATCCTGGCGCGGTGCTGAAGACCGGCTGA